A single window of Bradyrhizobium daqingense DNA harbors:
- a CDS encoding Gfo/Idh/MocA family oxidoreductase produces the protein MAKIRVGLVGCGFVSELHMYAFRRVYGVDVEVAAVAARGDHVVDFAARHGIPRVYRSFADLIADGEIDVVDICTPPNLHAEMIIGAMQAGKHVICEKPFAGYFGREGDAQPIGKHVPKALMYERVLEEMHATRAAIEGTGKLFMYAEDWVYTPAVTKTAEILRATRDKILFMKGEESHSGSHAAHAAQWAMTGGGSLIRMGCHPLSAVLYLKQVEARARGETIRVASVTCDVGNVTAGLKPEERTYIKANPVDVEDWGTLTATFSDGTKATVFSGDMIMGGVRNLIETYTSGGSLFANITPNNHLMTYQTSEEKLASVYITEKVDRKTGWQYVCLEEEWTRGYLQEIQDFMECVATGRQPLSDLALAYETIKVNYAGYWAAEEGRRVVL, from the coding sequence ATGGCCAAAATCAGGGTGGGACTCGTCGGCTGCGGCTTCGTGTCGGAGCTGCACATGTATGCGTTCCGGCGCGTCTATGGCGTGGACGTCGAGGTTGCGGCGGTGGCCGCGCGCGGCGATCATGTCGTCGACTTCGCCGCCCGCCATGGCATCCCGCGCGTCTATCGCAGTTTTGCCGACCTGATCGCGGACGGCGAGATAGATGTCGTGGACATCTGCACCCCGCCCAATCTCCATGCCGAGATGATCATTGGCGCCATGCAGGCCGGCAAGCATGTCATCTGCGAAAAGCCCTTTGCCGGCTATTTCGGACGCGAGGGCGATGCGCAGCCGATCGGCAAGCATGTGCCGAAGGCGCTGATGTATGAGCGCGTGCTGGAGGAGATGCACGCGACGCGCGCCGCGATCGAGGGCACCGGGAAGCTCTTCATGTATGCTGAGGACTGGGTCTACACGCCCGCGGTGACCAAGACCGCGGAGATCCTCAGAGCGACGAGGGACAAGATCCTGTTCATGAAGGGCGAGGAGAGCCACTCCGGATCGCACGCGGCCCACGCCGCGCAATGGGCCATGACCGGTGGCGGTTCGCTGATCCGCATGGGCTGTCATCCGCTCTCGGCCGTGCTGTATCTGAAACAGGTGGAAGCCAGGGCGCGCGGCGAGACCATCCGCGTCGCCAGCGTCACCTGCGATGTCGGCAACGTCACCGCGGGGCTGAAGCCCGAAGAGCGGACTTACATCAAAGCCAATCCGGTCGACGTCGAGGACTGGGGCACGCTCACCGCCACCTTCTCCGACGGCACCAAGGCGACCGTGTTCTCCGGCGACATGATCATGGGCGGGGTGCGCAATCTGATCGAGACCTATACGAGCGGCGGCTCGCTGTTCGCCAACATCACCCCGAACAACCATTTGATGACCTACCAGACCAGCGAGGAAAAGCTCGCGAGCGTCTACATCACCGAGAAGGTGGACCGCAAAACCGGCTGGCAATATGTCTGCCTCGAAGAGGAATGGACGCGCGGCTACTTGCAGGAGATCCAGGACTTCATGGAATGCGTGGCAACCGGCCGCCAGCCGCTGTCGGACCTCGCGCTGGCCTATGAGACGATCAAGGTGAACTACGCCGGCTATTGGGCGGCGGAGGAGGGGAGACGGGTGGTGTTGTAG
- a CDS encoding ABC transporter permease, producing MSTYSLSDGLASGAPRVSRAPLLASWIRESGVGVLASIAWIAFGLSCLWWQDVGDWSRTHSLGIAAFIIAAIALFGTIGADYLGSAGRALHKRAPWLVALGAFLTLWEVATAKFAWLPLPFFPPPQAIIEVYTDDLPKLLDSVFASVKLQLGGYLIGATIGFLTGVSIGWSRAVGYWVHPMLRFIGPLPATAWLPIAFFTFPSSWSASTFLIALATGFPVTVLTWSGVASVSNAYYDVARTLGAKPSFLVLKVAIPAALPHVFVGLFMGLGSSFAVLVVAEMIGVKAGLGWYLQWAQGWAAYANMYAALIVMSLLCSGAITLLFSIRDRLLVWQKGTVKW from the coding sequence ATGTCGACGTATTCGCTGTCTGACGGGCTTGCCTCCGGCGCGCCGCGCGTCTCGCGCGCACCGCTGCTGGCAAGTTGGATCCGGGAATCTGGCGTCGGCGTGCTCGCCAGCATCGCCTGGATCGCTTTCGGCCTGTCCTGCCTGTGGTGGCAGGATGTGGGCGACTGGTCGCGCACGCATTCGCTCGGTATTGCTGCCTTCATCATCGCCGCCATCGCGCTGTTCGGCACCATCGGGGCCGATTATCTCGGCTCTGCCGGTCGGGCCCTGCACAAGCGCGCGCCCTGGCTGGTCGCGCTCGGCGCGTTCCTGACGCTATGGGAGGTCGCGACCGCGAAATTCGCCTGGCTGCCGCTGCCGTTCTTTCCGCCGCCGCAGGCGATCATCGAGGTCTATACCGACGATCTGCCAAAGCTGCTCGACAGCGTCTTCGCCTCGGTCAAGCTCCAGCTCGGCGGCTATCTGATCGGCGCCACGATCGGCTTCCTCACCGGCGTCTCGATCGGCTGGTCGCGCGCGGTCGGCTATTGGGTGCATCCGATGCTGCGTTTCATCGGCCCGCTGCCGGCAACGGCGTGGCTGCCGATCGCCTTCTTCACGTTTCCGTCGAGCTGGAGCGCCTCGACGTTCCTGATCGCGCTGGCGACGGGCTTCCCCGTGACCGTGCTGACCTGGTCGGGCGTTGCGAGCGTCAGCAATGCCTATTACGACGTCGCGCGCACGCTGGGCGCCAAGCCGTCCTTCCTGGTGCTGAAAGTCGCGATCCCCGCCGCCCTCCCGCACGTCTTCGTCGGCCTGTTCATGGGGCTGGGCTCGTCCTTCGCGGTGCTGGTCGTCGCCGAGATGATCGGCGTCAAGGCCGGCCTCGGCTGGTACCTGCAATGGGCGCAGGGCTGGGCCGCCTACGCCAACATGTATGCCGCGCTGATCGTGATGTCGCTGCTGTGCTCCGGCGCGATCACGCTGCTGTTTTCGATCCGCGACCGTCTCCTGGTCTGGCAGAAGGGGACCGTGAAATGGTAG
- a CDS encoding LLM class flavin-dependent oxidoreductase, which translates to MSIEFIGFISNNNSSETVVREGPMLNPTHIETVAKAHENAGFDRALLAFHSTSPDALQVAQHVLNHTSRLNVLIAQRPGFTAPTLLARQFAVLDQFSRGRVALHVITGGNAAELRQDGNTLDDKDERYARTSEFLDVLKLEWTSDKPFTYRGKYYQVENAFSQVKPYRPEGIRVYFGGASDAAIDVAGKHADTFALWGESYAQVRDVTSRVHNAAVRQGRPTPRFSLSVRPIIAPTEKQAWEKAEEILARATALQDKTGYRKPADGHATAGARRLLALADQGSRIDKRLWTEIAKLTGANSNTTALVGTPEQVAEVFGDYYDLGISHFLIRGFDPLIDAIEYGRELIPLTREIVAKRQAVRGEAAE; encoded by the coding sequence ATGTCGATCGAGTTCATCGGCTTCATCAGCAACAACAATTCATCCGAGACCGTGGTCCGCGAAGGTCCGATGCTCAACCCCACCCACATCGAGACGGTGGCGAAGGCGCATGAGAATGCCGGCTTCGATCGCGCGCTGCTGGCGTTTCATTCGACCTCGCCCGACGCGCTCCAGGTTGCTCAGCACGTCCTGAATCACACCTCGCGCCTCAACGTGCTGATCGCGCAGCGGCCCGGCTTCACTGCGCCCACGCTGCTGGCGCGGCAGTTTGCAGTGCTCGACCAGTTTTCGCGCGGCAGGGTGGCCCTGCACGTCATCACCGGCGGCAATGCCGCCGAGCTCAGGCAGGACGGCAACACGCTCGACGACAAGGACGAGCGTTACGCCCGCACATCCGAATTCCTCGACGTGCTCAAGCTGGAATGGACCAGCGACAAGCCGTTCACCTACAGAGGCAAGTACTACCAGGTCGAGAACGCGTTCTCGCAGGTGAAGCCGTATCGGCCGGAGGGCATCCGCGTCTATTTCGGCGGGGCCTCGGATGCGGCGATCGACGTCGCCGGCAAGCATGCCGACACCTTCGCGCTGTGGGGCGAATCCTATGCGCAGGTGCGCGACGTCACCTCGCGCGTCCATAACGCAGCGGTCCGGCAGGGGCGGCCGACGCCGCGCTTCAGCCTGTCGGTTCGGCCGATCATTGCGCCGACCGAGAAGCAGGCCTGGGAGAAGGCGGAAGAGATCTTGGCGCGCGCCACCGCGCTTCAGGACAAGACCGGCTATCGCAAGCCCGCGGACGGCCATGCCACCGCCGGTGCGCGGCGCCTGCTTGCGCTCGCCGATCAGGGCAGCCGCATCGACAAGCGGCTGTGGACCGAGATCGCAAAGCTCACCGGCGCCAACAGCAACACCACCGCACTCGTCGGCACGCCCGAGCAGGTCGCCGAAGTGTTCGGCGACTATTACGACCTCGGCATCAGCCACTTCCTGATCCGCGGCTTCGATCCGCTGATCGACGCCATCGAGTATGGCCGCGAGCTGATCCCGCTGACGCGGGAGATCGTCGCCAAGCGTCAGGCCGTGCGCGGCGAGGCCGCGGAATGA
- a CDS encoding ABC transporter substrate-binding protein — MIRLMLAGALLFGSLELAAAQTTLRVGDQKGNAQAVMEAAGVLKDVPYKIEWKEFPAAAPLLEALSAGAIETGLVGDAPFTFAAASGAPVKAIAAIRQTREGLAILVPETSSIKSFADLRGKKIATGRGSIGHQLILAALEKNGWAASDVQIAFLAPSDAKIAYTQGSVDAWSTWEPYVSQEEVLFKSRRIITSEGLTPGLSFQVARPDAIRDKRAELTDFIRRLSAARAWSLNNIDSYAATWGRLMNIPTAVPQNWLSRAKIRITPIDDGVVADEQSTIDLYFRWGLIKRKLDAAEIVDRSFTDAIARAGL, encoded by the coding sequence ATGATCCGCCTCATGTTGGCCGGCGCGCTGCTGTTCGGTTCATTGGAGCTTGCAGCGGCGCAAACCACCTTGCGCGTGGGTGACCAGAAGGGCAATGCACAGGCCGTGATGGAAGCGGCCGGCGTGCTCAAGGACGTTCCCTACAAGATCGAGTGGAAGGAGTTTCCGGCGGCAGCGCCCTTGCTCGAAGCGCTCAGCGCCGGTGCGATCGAGACCGGACTCGTGGGCGACGCGCCCTTCACCTTCGCCGCCGCTTCCGGCGCGCCGGTCAAGGCGATCGCCGCCATCCGGCAAACCCGCGAGGGCCTCGCGATCCTCGTGCCGGAGACTTCGTCGATCAAGAGCTTTGCCGATTTGCGCGGCAAGAAGATTGCAACGGGCCGCGGCTCGATCGGTCATCAGCTGATCCTCGCCGCGCTCGAGAAGAACGGCTGGGCTGCGAGCGACGTGCAAATTGCCTTCTTGGCGCCGTCGGATGCCAAGATCGCGTATACGCAAGGATCCGTCGATGCCTGGTCGACCTGGGAGCCATATGTCAGCCAGGAAGAGGTGCTGTTCAAATCCCGCCGCATCATCACCTCGGAAGGCCTGACGCCGGGGCTAAGCTTCCAGGTCGCGCGGCCCGATGCGATCAGGGACAAGCGCGCGGAGCTGACGGACTTCATCCGCCGCCTCAGCGCGGCGCGGGCGTGGTCGCTGAACAACATCGACAGCTATGCTGCGACCTGGGGCCGGCTGATGAACATCCCGACCGCCGTGCCGCAGAACTGGCTGTCGCGCGCCAAGATCCGCATTACGCCGATCGACGACGGCGTGGTCGCGGACGAGCAGAGCACGATCGATCTCTATTTCCGCTGGGGACTGATCAAGCGGAAGTTGGATGCAGCCGAGATCGTGGATCGCTCCTTCACGGATGCGATTGCGAGGGCGGGGCTGTAG
- a CDS encoding ABC transporter ATP-binding protein produces the protein MVALAETVTHPAAGAALDIEQVSHAFDIGGTELPVLSDVSISVEPGEFVALLGPSGCGKSTLLRLVAGLDKPKAGRLREDEDRIRSPHPSRVVVFQDPTLFPWRSVWDNVALGLEAQGILKSQRHRVDAALDLVGLASFRNAYPHQLSGGMAQRVALARALVNDPKILILDEPLGKLDSLTRIIMQAELVSLWQRKGFTTLLVTHDAEEALVLANRVIVFSDRPARVKADIRVDRPYPRHRGDPYLADLRRQILGLLGLDATW, from the coding sequence ATGGTAGCTCTGGCTGAAACTGTCACACATCCCGCGGCCGGCGCCGCGCTCGACATCGAGCAGGTTAGCCACGCCTTCGACATCGGCGGCACCGAGCTGCCGGTGCTCAGCGACGTCAGCATCTCGGTCGAGCCCGGCGAGTTCGTCGCGCTGCTTGGCCCCTCCGGCTGCGGCAAGTCGACCTTGCTGCGCCTGGTCGCCGGGCTCGACAAGCCCAAGGCGGGAAGGCTGCGGGAGGACGAGGACCGCATCCGAAGTCCGCATCCCTCGCGCGTCGTCGTGTTCCAGGATCCGACCCTGTTTCCCTGGCGGTCGGTCTGGGACAACGTCGCCCTGGGCCTCGAGGCCCAGGGCATTTTGAAGAGCCAGCGTCACCGCGTCGATGCCGCGCTGGACCTCGTCGGGCTGGCGTCGTTTCGCAACGCCTATCCGCACCAGCTCTCCGGCGGCATGGCGCAGCGCGTCGCGCTGGCGCGAGCGCTGGTCAATGATCCCAAGATCCTGATCCTCGACGAGCCGCTCGGCAAGCTCGACTCGCTCACCCGCATCATCATGCAGGCCGAGCTCGTCTCGCTCTGGCAGCGCAAGGGTTTCACCACGCTGTTGGTGACGCACGATGCCGAGGAGGCTCTGGTGCTCGCCAACCGCGTCATCGTGTTCAGCGACCGGCCGGCGCGGGTCAAGGCCGACATCCGCGTCGATCGGCCTTATCCGCGGCATCGCGGCGATCCATATCTCGCCGATCTGCGCCGCCAGATCCTCGGCCTCTTGGGACTGGACGCCACATGGTAA
- a CDS encoding CmcJ/NvfI family oxidoreductase, with the protein MGLQEAKIESLPFVTAELNYLAPVTAKPRTYAFDPPPGEPKSTALPEPHQVPIFDARLIAQNFSLDREGFALVRHPTQVKDFYNDAEVRAVYYPAVEAFLRATLRADRVVIFDHTVRRRVEGAADIRDGGPRQPATRVHVDQTAISGANRVREHLPEEADELLKGRVQVINLWRPIRGPLRDSPLAMADGTTVAPDDLVASDLIYPNRRGETYSVKYNPNHRWFYFPEMTPEEALLLKCYDSVTDGRTRFGPHTAFVDPTTPQDAAPRESIEVRTLVFHKQ; encoded by the coding sequence ATGGGCCTGCAAGAAGCAAAAATCGAGTCGCTTCCCTTCGTCACTGCCGAACTCAACTATCTCGCGCCTGTTACAGCCAAGCCGCGCACCTATGCCTTCGATCCGCCGCCGGGCGAGCCGAAGAGCACGGCGCTGCCGGAGCCGCATCAGGTGCCGATCTTCGATGCGCGGCTGATCGCGCAGAACTTCTCGCTCGATCGCGAAGGCTTCGCGCTGGTGCGCCATCCGACCCAGGTAAAAGATTTCTACAACGACGCCGAGGTGAGGGCGGTCTACTATCCCGCCGTCGAAGCATTCCTGCGCGCGACGCTGCGGGCCGACCGCGTCGTCATCTTCGATCATACCGTGCGCAGGCGTGTCGAGGGCGCGGCGGACATCCGCGATGGCGGCCCACGCCAGCCCGCGACGCGCGTCCATGTCGACCAGACCGCAATCTCCGGCGCCAACCGCGTGCGCGAGCATCTGCCCGAGGAAGCCGACGAGTTGCTGAAGGGCCGGGTGCAGGTGATCAACCTGTGGCGGCCGATCCGCGGTCCCTTGCGCGATTCGCCGCTGGCGATGGCCGACGGCACCACGGTCGCGCCTGATGATCTCGTCGCCTCGGATCTCATCTATCCAAATCGCCGCGGCGAGACCTATTCGGTGAAGTACAATCCGAACCATCGCTGGTTCTATTTTCCCGAGATGACCCCGGAAGAGGCGCTACTGCTGAAATGCTACGATTCCGTAACCGACGGCCGCACCCGGTTCGGGCCGCATACGGCGTTCGTGGATCCGACGACGCCACAAGATGCTGCGCCCCGCGAAAGCATCGAGGTGCGCACGCTGGTGTTCCATAAGCAGTAG
- a CDS encoding acyl-CoA dehydrogenase family protein, whose amino-acid sequence MVISAATGRTAHSEPDYIARAEVLAEGFAVRAAEHDRTGSFPFENFRELSEAGLLSLTVPAVHGGAGAGARYTARVLGIIGKADPSTALVLSMHYINHLVMARSPTWPAKLSRKLARESVEGLALVNALRVEPELGSPARGGLPATIARRTDTGWRLTGHKIYSTGSPILKWYLVWARTDEAEPRVGQFLVPAGLPGTRIVETWDHHGLRASGSHDVVFDDVVIPLDAEVDVRKPADWRTLDVTQASVHTLFVAAIYDGVARAARDWLITFLKQRVPASLGAPLASLPRAQEILGGIEARLTVDARLIDTFARDFDDGVQLSGSESNVIKLTVTNNAVAVVEDALSLTGNHGLSRTNPLERHYRDVLCGRVHTPQDDSTRIGLGRAALGL is encoded by the coding sequence ATGGTAATTTCCGCAGCCACGGGTCGCACGGCCCACAGCGAGCCCGACTACATCGCGCGCGCCGAAGTGCTTGCCGAAGGCTTCGCCGTGCGCGCGGCCGAGCATGACCGTACCGGCAGCTTTCCATTCGAGAACTTTCGCGAGCTGTCTGAAGCAGGCCTGTTATCGTTGACGGTGCCCGCCGTTCATGGTGGCGCTGGTGCCGGCGCGCGATACACCGCGCGCGTCCTCGGCATCATCGGCAAGGCCGATCCGTCGACCGCGCTGGTGCTGTCGATGCACTACATCAATCATCTGGTGATGGCGCGCAGCCCGACCTGGCCGGCGAAGCTGTCGCGCAAGTTGGCGCGCGAAAGCGTCGAGGGCCTCGCGCTGGTCAACGCGCTGCGGGTCGAGCCCGAGCTCGGCTCACCCGCCCGCGGCGGCCTGCCGGCGACGATCGCGCGGCGCACCGACACCGGCTGGCGGCTCACCGGCCACAAGATCTATTCGACGGGCTCGCCGATCCTGAAATGGTACCTAGTCTGGGCGCGGACCGACGAGGCCGAGCCGCGCGTCGGACAGTTCCTGGTGCCGGCGGGCCTGCCGGGCACGCGCATCGTCGAGACCTGGGACCATCACGGCCTGCGCGCTAGTGGCAGCCACGACGTCGTTTTCGACGACGTCGTGATCCCGCTCGATGCCGAAGTCGACGTGCGCAAGCCGGCCGATTGGCGCACGCTCGACGTCACGCAGGCGAGCGTTCACACGCTCTTCGTCGCCGCGATCTATGACGGCGTCGCCCGCGCCGCGCGCGACTGGTTGATCACCTTCCTCAAGCAGCGTGTTCCCGCCAGCCTCGGCGCACCGCTGGCGAGCCTGCCGCGGGCACAGGAGATCCTCGGCGGCATCGAGGCACGGCTCACGGTCGATGCGCGGCTGATAGATACGTTCGCGCGTGATTTCGATGACGGCGTCCAGCTCTCGGGAAGCGAGTCAAACGTCATCAAGCTCACCGTGACGAACAATGCCGTCGCCGTGGTCGAGGACGCGCTGTCGCTCACCGGCAATCACGGCCTGTCCCGCACCAATCCGCTGGAGCGGCACTATCGCGACGTGCTGTGCGGGCGCGTGCACACGCCGCAGGACGATTCCACGCGCATCGGCCTCGGCCGCGCCGCATTGGGCCTCTAG